The DNA region GGATTTGTCGAGGAATGCAAACTTTAAATGTCTTTTTTGGTGGCACGCTTCATCAAGACTTAAGTTATGAAAAGATCAGCGTTTTAAAGCATAGGCAAAAGCAAAAACCAAGCCTTGCGACACATCGTGTGGATATACTTGAAAACAGCTTTTTATCAAATTTTTTACCAAGCAAAATCAAAGTTAATTCCTTTCATCATCAAGGCATTGATACGCTTGCAAAGGATTTTAAAATCAGTGCAAAAAGTGGCTTAGTTATCGAAGCTATAGAGTATCAAAAAAGTAAAAATTTAGTCTTTGGTGTGCAGTGGCACCCTGAGGCGATGAAAGATAAACATTCAAGGGCTATATTTCAAGCCTTTGTGAATGAATGCAAGAAAGGAAAAAAATGAATTCAAAATTAGGATTTTTAAGTGTTGTGTTATTAGGTTTTAATGCTATAGTAGGCTCTGGGATATTTTTACTTCCTAACAAAGCTGTGGCTTTAGTCGGTCCTTTTGCTCTTGTGGTAGTGGTTTTTGTAGCTTTGCTTACCATTAGTATAGCCCTTTGTTTTGCTGAAGTTTCTGCTAAATTTGAAAAAAATGGTGGAGCTTATGTGTATGCTAAGGAAGCTTTTGGTGAATTTGTGGGCTTTGAGGTTGGTTTTATGAAATGGGCGATTGCTATTATCGCTTGGGCGACTATGGCAACGGGTTTTAGCGAGGCTTTAGGAGCTTGGATATATGGTAGCTCAGAATTACCAATCTCTTTTAAGGCTATAGTCGCTTCAAGTTTGGTATTGGCTTTAACCTTGATGAACTTAGCTGGTATTGGTTTGTCAAAATTCTTTAACAACCTCATTACTTTAGCCAAACTTACTCCGCTTTTAATCTTTATCTTTGTATGCTTGTGGTTTGTGAAGGCTGAGAATTTTCAGCCCTTTTTGGTTCTTGGAACTTCAAGTAACGCAGAGGTGCTAAGTTTTTCAGCTGCTTTTTCAGCCGCTGCTTTGGTTATTTTTTACGCATTTACGGGTTTTGAGTCTTTGGCTATTGCGGCTGAGGATTATAAAAATCCCAAAAAGGATTTGCCGCGAGCTATAACTTGGGTGATGATTATAGTGTGCGTGTTTTATTTACTTATCATCGGCGTGGCTATTGGGATTTTGGGACTTGATTTAGCTAAAGAAAATGCTCCTATTGCTGCTGCTTTTGATAGGATTTTTTCAGGATATGGAGCGAGTATAGTTGGTATAGGAACACTTATTTCTATAGGAGGTATAGCCACAGCTTCATCGATTCTTACACCAAGAGTAGGGCATGCTCTAGCAAGTGATGGTTTGGTGCCAAGGATTATCGCGTATAAAAACAAGGCTCAAACTCCTGTTGTTGCGATTATTATCACCGGAGTTTTAACCTTAGCTTTAGTTCTTTATGGAACTCTTATAGGAAGCTTTGCTGTGCTTGCTGCAATTAGCGTGATTTCAAGATTTATTCAGTATGTGCCTACTTGTCTTGCTGTTTTGGTGCTTCGCAAAAGAAAAGACTTGCCACAAAGTAGCATAAAAGTGCCTAGCTTCGTGCCTGTTATAGCAATTATCATTTCTTTTTGGTTGCTTATAAATGCAAATAGCCAACAGCTTATCATAGGGCTTGGTGGCTTAGTTGTTGCGGCTGTGTTTTATGCCTTTGCTAAATTAGCTGGAAAGAAATTTTAAAAATAGAGTGGTTTTAAACCGCTCTTTTAGTTTTTGATAAAAAATTCAAAAGCCTAAAAACAAAAATGTAACAAAAGCCTAAAAAAAATATAATTTTAAGCTTAAAGTGTAAAAAAAGTGTTATAATTTAATTTTATATCTTTAAAAGGAGAAAGCAATGAGTGCATTTAAGCAATGCTTTTTTAAGCATCAACATTTATCAAATTCCAAAAGTCAAAAATCTTCTTCAATTATCCTTCAACTTCCCCTGATTGACATTATCGTCGTCAAATAATTCCCTTATTTTTATTTAATTATTTTTTATCATCAGTTTTTTAGCTGGTTGCGTTTTTCATCTTTTTTTGATGATTTTATTTTTAAATTTAAGTTTATTTTTTAAGGAAAACAATGAAATTGCAAGGTTCGCAAATTCTTATGGAAGTATTGTTAGAAGCAGGGGTAGATACGATTTTTGGTTATCCAGGTGGTGCTGTGCTTGATGTGT from Campylobacter sp. MIT 12-8780 includes:
- a CDS encoding gamma-glutamyl-gamma-aminobutyrate hydrolase family protein is translated as MIIGISASVLKLKKEIFKKKYYLNVAYVDKLLKCEEKNLGVFIIPFCEKEAIKSLLANTNGVILSGGFDIHPKFYKQSSKPLLEEVCKKRDEFEFRLIEEAMKQELPIFGICRGMQTLNVFFGGTLHQDLSYEKISVLKHRQKQKPSLATHRVDILENSFLSNFLPSKIKVNSFHHQGIDTLAKDFKISAKSGLVIEAIEYQKSKNLVFGVQWHPEAMKDKHSRAIFQAFVNECKKGKK
- a CDS encoding APC family permease, coding for MNSKLGFLSVVLLGFNAIVGSGIFLLPNKAVALVGPFALVVVVFVALLTISIALCFAEVSAKFEKNGGAYVYAKEAFGEFVGFEVGFMKWAIAIIAWATMATGFSEALGAWIYGSSELPISFKAIVASSLVLALTLMNLAGIGLSKFFNNLITLAKLTPLLIFIFVCLWFVKAENFQPFLVLGTSSNAEVLSFSAAFSAAALVIFYAFTGFESLAIAAEDYKNPKKDLPRAITWVMIIVCVFYLLIIGVAIGILGLDLAKENAPIAAAFDRIFSGYGASIVGIGTLISIGGIATASSILTPRVGHALASDGLVPRIIAYKNKAQTPVVAIIITGVLTLALVLYGTLIGSFAVLAAISVISRFIQYVPTCLAVLVLRKRKDLPQSSIKVPSFVPVIAIIISFWLLINANSQQLIIGLGGLVVAAVFYAFAKLAGKKF